The proteins below come from a single Hirundo rustica isolate bHirRus1 chromosome 6, bHirRus1.pri.v3, whole genome shotgun sequence genomic window:
- the CDCA4 gene encoding cell division cycle-associated protein 4 isoform X1 → MLQRNTCVCTTKVKTSFLVKVVLSLLLYGLLLSSMGEEEGLPQTQFLDTMFVRGLKRKCFDGEEDIEGTLAGIKAIPSYNLQRQSLLDMSLVKLQLCHMLVEPNLCRSVLIANTVRQIQEEMTQDGTWQMINTQSTGQASLDRLVSTDILCRSSRDQAEGKHVPAYGTFSKDFESDQAQDSSETMSTASSVQAPRNLQSNMWEMENTQENKGNFQKSLDQIFETLENKSPNSVEDLFSEVDNSYYDLDTMLTGMMSNTKMGHCDSLETFSSPTNTASNSNCKSDLNDLDHIVEILVES, encoded by the exons ATGCTACAGAGAAACACATGCGTTTGTACAACAAAGGTGAAAACTAGTTTTCTAGTAAAA GTGGTGCTGTCACTTTTACTGTATGGACTCTTGCTCAGTAGCatgggagaagaggaaggacTGCCTCAAACACAATTCCTG GACACAATGTTTGTGCGAGgattaaagagaaaatgttttgatgGTGAAGAAGATATTGAAGGGACTCTGGCTGGTATTAAGGCTATTCCTTCCTATAATCTCCAGCGGCAGTCACTTTTAGATATGTCCTTGGTTAAACTTCAGCTGTGTCACATGCTGGTGGAACCCAACCTTTGTCGTTCAGTACTTATAGCCAACACGGTACGGCAGATCCAAGAGGAAATGACTCAAGACGGGACTTGGCAGATGATAAATACCCAGAGTACAGGGCAGGCCTCCCTAGATCGTCTTGTTTCAACAGATATCCTCTGTCGTTCATCTAGGGATCAAGCTGAGGGAAAGCATGTTCCAGCCTATGGTACTTTCAGTAAAGACTTTGAGAGTGACCAGGCACAGGATAGTTCAGAAACTATGTCAACAGCCTCTTCAGTGCAAGCACCAAGAAACCTGCAAAGCAACATGTGGGAAATGGAGAAtacacaagaaaataaaggaaacttTCAAAAATCTCTAGATCAAATATTTGAGACACTGGAGAATAAAAGTCCTAATTCCGTTGAAGATCTGTTTTCAGAAGTTGACAATTCTTATTATGATCTTGATACTATGCTAACTGGCATGATGAGCAACACAAAAATGGGACACTGTGATAgtcttgaaacattttcttctccaacAAATACAGCTTCTAACTCTAATTGTAAATCTGATCTTAATGACCTTGATCATATTGTGGAAATCCTTGTTGAATCCTGA
- the CDCA4 gene encoding cell division cycle-associated protein 4 isoform X2, with protein MYQKVVLSLLLYGLLLSSMGEEEGLPQTQFLDTMFVRGLKRKCFDGEEDIEGTLAGIKAIPSYNLQRQSLLDMSLVKLQLCHMLVEPNLCRSVLIANTVRQIQEEMTQDGTWQMINTQSTGQASLDRLVSTDILCRSSRDQAEGKHVPAYGTFSKDFESDQAQDSSETMSTASSVQAPRNLQSNMWEMENTQENKGNFQKSLDQIFETLENKSPNSVEDLFSEVDNSYYDLDTMLTGMMSNTKMGHCDSLETFSSPTNTASNSNCKSDLNDLDHIVEILVES; from the exons GTGGTGCTGTCACTTTTACTGTATGGACTCTTGCTCAGTAGCatgggagaagaggaaggacTGCCTCAAACACAATTCCTG GACACAATGTTTGTGCGAGgattaaagagaaaatgttttgatgGTGAAGAAGATATTGAAGGGACTCTGGCTGGTATTAAGGCTATTCCTTCCTATAATCTCCAGCGGCAGTCACTTTTAGATATGTCCTTGGTTAAACTTCAGCTGTGTCACATGCTGGTGGAACCCAACCTTTGTCGTTCAGTACTTATAGCCAACACGGTACGGCAGATCCAAGAGGAAATGACTCAAGACGGGACTTGGCAGATGATAAATACCCAGAGTACAGGGCAGGCCTCCCTAGATCGTCTTGTTTCAACAGATATCCTCTGTCGTTCATCTAGGGATCAAGCTGAGGGAAAGCATGTTCCAGCCTATGGTACTTTCAGTAAAGACTTTGAGAGTGACCAGGCACAGGATAGTTCAGAAACTATGTCAACAGCCTCTTCAGTGCAAGCACCAAGAAACCTGCAAAGCAACATGTGGGAAATGGAGAAtacacaagaaaataaaggaaacttTCAAAAATCTCTAGATCAAATATTTGAGACACTGGAGAATAAAAGTCCTAATTCCGTTGAAGATCTGTTTTCAGAAGTTGACAATTCTTATTATGATCTTGATACTATGCTAACTGGCATGATGAGCAACACAAAAATGGGACACTGTGATAgtcttgaaacattttcttctccaacAAATACAGCTTCTAACTCTAATTGTAAATCTGATCTTAATGACCTTGATCATATTGTGGAAATCCTTGTTGAATCCTGA
- the CDCA4 gene encoding cell division cycle-associated protein 4 isoform X3: MGEEEGLPQTQFLDTMFVRGLKRKCFDGEEDIEGTLAGIKAIPSYNLQRQSLLDMSLVKLQLCHMLVEPNLCRSVLIANTVRQIQEEMTQDGTWQMINTQSTGQASLDRLVSTDILCRSSRDQAEGKHVPAYGTFSKDFESDQAQDSSETMSTASSVQAPRNLQSNMWEMENTQENKGNFQKSLDQIFETLENKSPNSVEDLFSEVDNSYYDLDTMLTGMMSNTKMGHCDSLETFSSPTNTASNSNCKSDLNDLDHIVEILVES; encoded by the exons atgggagaagaggaaggacTGCCTCAAACACAATTCCTG GACACAATGTTTGTGCGAGgattaaagagaaaatgttttgatgGTGAAGAAGATATTGAAGGGACTCTGGCTGGTATTAAGGCTATTCCTTCCTATAATCTCCAGCGGCAGTCACTTTTAGATATGTCCTTGGTTAAACTTCAGCTGTGTCACATGCTGGTGGAACCCAACCTTTGTCGTTCAGTACTTATAGCCAACACGGTACGGCAGATCCAAGAGGAAATGACTCAAGACGGGACTTGGCAGATGATAAATACCCAGAGTACAGGGCAGGCCTCCCTAGATCGTCTTGTTTCAACAGATATCCTCTGTCGTTCATCTAGGGATCAAGCTGAGGGAAAGCATGTTCCAGCCTATGGTACTTTCAGTAAAGACTTTGAGAGTGACCAGGCACAGGATAGTTCAGAAACTATGTCAACAGCCTCTTCAGTGCAAGCACCAAGAAACCTGCAAAGCAACATGTGGGAAATGGAGAAtacacaagaaaataaaggaaacttTCAAAAATCTCTAGATCAAATATTTGAGACACTGGAGAATAAAAGTCCTAATTCCGTTGAAGATCTGTTTTCAGAAGTTGACAATTCTTATTATGATCTTGATACTATGCTAACTGGCATGATGAGCAACACAAAAATGGGACACTGTGATAgtcttgaaacattttcttctccaacAAATACAGCTTCTAACTCTAATTGTAAATCTGATCTTAATGACCTTGATCATATTGTGGAAATCCTTGTTGAATCCTGA